From Oceanipulchritudo coccoides, the proteins below share one genomic window:
- a CDS encoding glycoside hydrolase family 43 protein, translating into MIGAQKGTETGTIQNPILRGFNPDPSILRVGKDYYIATSTFEWFPGVQIHHSRDLANWRLITRPLTRRSQLDMLGNPDSGGVWAPCLSHCDGKFHLIYSNVRRWKEDPYKVVDNFLVTAPAIDGPWSEPIYLNSTGFDPSLFHDEDGRKWLVSMEWDHRKGRDRFSGILLQEFSPAEKKLIGPVQKIFKGTEIGLVEGPHLYRLNGYYYLLTAEGGTQYQHAVSLCRSRQIEGPYEIHPENPLLTSYGKPELNLQKAGHGSLVETPEGEWYLAHLCGRPVDGRHCILGRETALQKCNWKDDGWIYLESGGSSPQVEVTGPLNLDHSDGTEDVWDGEFSPSALDIHFQSLRQPITEDWCSLTERPGWLRLKGFEPTTSQFRQSLIARRVQAFTIEASTEVDFKPEGFNQMAGLIAYYDTENHYYLRLSHDEKVGRSLNIIQTVAGPSGEILSEDVPVPSDGSVHLRVRIEQTELQFYFSLDGESWTPIGPVLESTILSDDFNHLGFTGAFVGMCAQDFVRSGNPADFKYFKYQELSLP; encoded by the coding sequence ATGATAGGGGCACAGAAAGGCACTGAAACAGGGACAATTCAAAATCCCATCCTGCGGGGATTTAATCCGGACCCATCGATTCTCAGGGTAGGAAAAGACTACTACATCGCGACTTCAACTTTCGAATGGTTTCCGGGAGTACAGATCCATCACTCCCGTGATCTGGCCAACTGGAGGCTGATAACCCGTCCTCTCACGCGCAGAAGCCAACTGGACATGTTGGGCAATCCTGATTCGGGCGGGGTTTGGGCTCCTTGTTTGAGCCATTGCGATGGAAAATTCCATTTGATTTATTCGAATGTGAGGAGATGGAAAGAAGATCCCTATAAGGTGGTCGACAATTTCCTGGTCACGGCACCGGCTATTGATGGGCCCTGGTCAGAACCAATCTACCTGAATTCCACCGGGTTTGACCCCTCACTTTTTCATGATGAGGACGGCCGCAAGTGGTTGGTAAGCATGGAGTGGGATCACCGGAAGGGTCGGGATCGTTTCAGTGGCATTCTTTTGCAGGAATTTTCGCCCGCTGAGAAGAAGCTGATTGGCCCTGTCCAAAAAATCTTCAAGGGCACGGAAATTGGCCTCGTGGAAGGTCCGCATTTGTATCGACTCAATGGTTACTATTACCTTTTGACAGCTGAAGGAGGAACGCAGTACCAACATGCTGTGAGCCTTTGTCGTTCGCGACAGATTGAAGGCCCCTACGAAATTCACCCGGAAAACCCATTATTGACTTCCTACGGAAAGCCGGAACTGAACCTCCAGAAAGCGGGGCACGGATCCCTTGTCGAAACTCCGGAAGGCGAGTGGTACCTGGCTCATTTGTGTGGTCGTCCAGTCGACGGGCGACATTGCATCCTGGGCCGGGAGACAGCCCTGCAAAAGTGCAACTGGAAGGATGATGGCTGGATTTATCTTGAGAGCGGCGGATCTTCTCCACAAGTGGAAGTGACGGGGCCTTTGAATCTGGATCATTCAGATGGGACTGAAGATGTTTGGGATGGCGAATTTTCTCCCAGCGCGCTTGATATCCATTTTCAATCCCTTCGCCAGCCTATCACCGAGGACTGGTGCAGCCTTACGGAGCGTCCCGGGTGGCTAAGGCTGAAGGGGTTTGAACCGACCACGAGCCAGTTTCGCCAAAGTCTGATCGCCCGGCGGGTACAGGCCTTTACTATTGAGGCCTCCACCGAAGTTGACTTCAAGCCGGAAGGATTCAACCAAATGGCAGGGCTTATCGCCTATTATGATACAGAGAACCACTATTACCTTCGATTAAGCCATGACGAAAAAGTCGGCCGCTCATTAAACATCATTCAGACTGTTGCCGGACCAAGTGGTGAAATTCTTTCCGAAGATGTGCCGGTTCCATCGGACGGATCTGTCCACCTAAGGGTTCGAATCGAGCAAACTGAACTCCAATTTTATTTTTCCCTCGACGGGGAAAGCTGGACACCCATTGGACCGGTCCTTGAGAGCACAATCTTATCCGATGACTTTAATCACTTGGGCTTTACAGGAGCGTTTGTGGGTATGTGTGCCCAAGACTTTGTACGGTCAGGCAATCCAGCCGATTTCAAGTATTTCAAGTACCAAGAACTTTCACTGCCGTAA
- a CDS encoding TonB-dependent receptor plug domain-containing protein, translating into MKTKYLITGLFASSAFVLFGQDEKAEADDVFNLSPFVVDASKDTGYLASQTLAGTRLATDLKDAPSPVTVLTMEFLEDIDATDINDALSFVPAVDDDPRPYNSLNNNPVSSRIRGFQQTNTNVNFFPTRTTTDRYNIDRIEINRGPNAILFGIGNPGGTYVATTKNAELRKNFGWVENRVDTLDSWRFAGDWNQVVIEDRLAIRIAGMTEDRKGFIEPMSDRDKRFYIALNAKIADTKNYDLSVRYQFEDVSQVTTTRAWNLPWDNITAWQDAGSPTYDSPDQVPAALRWPAGMTRIPNAFTIAPVISGSEVNVPTFTYGNRPASMQSRSDNNQRYRIGTPLSRATIPGTDIPIPTDLSYQGAAWGYTLDSDSHAVFVEQTFFDKLFTEIAWYQQSVDRDWNRSNGGQDLYVDVLEFLPNGDSNPNVGKVFTQGTPRVQQQYREIEVGRLTVGYELDLRDTADWLGRHRFGVLLESSRDLLGLNDLLEVNLLTDRPGAFQSDLTNFGNRTVRRSYLFTGYGNVWQGMANPGRDAYSSISGLVDPSSVQSEAGDRFATELANFRVSRGETETDSWVFSMQSFFPAPGFGNIRERLVPFWGLRKDDQVSTQLIQSEMNASKVRGVFPDWRTLPYERASTFDDTTLTWGVVYRITPFIDLFYNESEVLSPGSSRQDVFGETISSSTGEGWDAGVRFELLDGKLVGSFSVFESTQLNIPLFNIIGGNVGAQFPDPTNNLLDALIEVQEGTDQPAGFPDLNYGAAQVEIADPIDTFDNEAEGMDWEITYNPKPNWRISFRGQKMENKESNVLNRSFRHFQEFLLPIEAAFISTGLDDWDIPDYDRTISEFFADTRQEIANDKFSREGTLAIRSSKWRYTLVTNYSFRKGPLKGISIGGNLRYSSKKAIQAIIDPQTGFTGAYVYDDPNYILGMNLGYWKKFSNGVIMNIRLNISNVLDNDDFSVQSANSITGEIYALRPVEGREASLTTSFRF; encoded by the coding sequence ATGAAAACCAAATACCTCATAACAGGATTGTTCGCTTCCTCTGCGTTTGTTCTTTTCGGTCAGGACGAAAAAGCAGAAGCCGATGATGTTTTTAATTTATCTCCATTCGTCGTCGATGCCTCAAAGGATACCGGTTACCTCGCTTCACAAACGCTGGCTGGCACACGCCTTGCCACCGACCTGAAGGATGCCCCGTCACCCGTCACTGTCCTTACGATGGAATTCCTGGAGGATATTGATGCCACCGATATAAACGACGCCTTGTCCTTTGTTCCTGCCGTGGATGATGATCCGCGGCCTTACAACTCCCTGAACAACAATCCGGTTTCATCACGGATCAGGGGGTTCCAGCAGACAAATACAAACGTGAACTTTTTCCCCACGCGGACCACGACGGACCGCTATAATATTGATCGCATTGAGATTAATCGCGGCCCCAACGCGATTCTCTTCGGAATCGGCAATCCTGGCGGCACCTATGTCGCGACAACGAAAAACGCTGAGTTGAGGAAGAATTTTGGGTGGGTGGAAAACCGGGTGGATACCCTCGACAGCTGGCGCTTTGCCGGGGATTGGAATCAGGTTGTCATCGAAGACCGTCTGGCAATCCGTATTGCCGGAATGACAGAAGACAGAAAGGGCTTTATCGAACCCATGTCCGACCGGGACAAGCGGTTCTACATCGCCCTTAACGCCAAGATAGCTGATACCAAAAATTATGACCTGAGCGTTCGCTATCAGTTTGAAGATGTTTCTCAGGTCACGACTACACGGGCATGGAATTTGCCATGGGACAACATCACAGCCTGGCAGGATGCGGGTTCGCCAACATATGATTCCCCAGACCAGGTTCCTGCCGCATTAAGATGGCCTGCCGGGATGACCCGAATTCCCAATGCTTTCACGATAGCGCCCGTAATTAGCGGCTCTGAAGTGAATGTTCCCACTTTCACATATGGTAACAGGCCCGCCAGCATGCAATCTCGCTCCGACAACAATCAGCGCTATCGAATCGGCACTCCCTTAAGCAGAGCAACCATCCCCGGCACGGATATACCTATTCCGACTGATTTATCCTATCAAGGTGCCGCTTGGGGATATACGCTGGACTCTGATTCCCATGCTGTCTTTGTCGAGCAGACCTTCTTCGATAAACTCTTCACGGAAATTGCCTGGTATCAACAAAGTGTCGACCGTGACTGGAACCGAAGCAACGGTGGGCAAGACCTGTATGTCGATGTCTTGGAGTTTCTACCCAATGGGGACTCCAATCCAAATGTCGGCAAGGTCTTTACACAGGGAACCCCGCGGGTCCAGCAACAGTATCGTGAGATTGAAGTCGGAAGACTGACTGTCGGATATGAATTGGATCTTCGCGATACGGCTGACTGGTTGGGTCGCCATCGCTTTGGTGTTCTTTTGGAAAGTTCGCGTGACCTTCTGGGGCTCAATGACCTTCTTGAAGTCAATCTTCTGACTGACCGTCCTGGGGCATTTCAAAGTGATTTGACCAATTTCGGCAATCGCACCGTCCGCAGGAGTTATCTTTTCACCGGGTATGGCAATGTCTGGCAGGGGATGGCGAATCCAGGCAGGGATGCCTATTCCTCAATCAGCGGTCTTGTTGATCCTTCCAGCGTGCAGAGTGAAGCGGGGGATCGGTTTGCAACTGAACTCGCCAATTTCCGGGTGAGCCGTGGGGAGACGGAAACCGACTCATGGGTCTTCTCCATGCAGAGCTTCTTCCCAGCGCCTGGATTTGGTAACATCAGGGAACGCCTTGTCCCATTCTGGGGTCTTCGGAAAGACGACCAAGTATCGACCCAGTTGATACAATCAGAAATGAATGCCTCTAAAGTCCGTGGTGTTTTTCCGGACTGGAGGACACTACCATATGAGAGAGCATCAACATTCGATGACACAACTTTGACATGGGGTGTCGTTTATCGGATCACACCTTTCATTGATTTATTCTACAATGAATCAGAGGTCCTGTCTCCAGGAAGCAGCCGACAGGATGTATTTGGTGAAACGATATCCTCGTCAACGGGCGAGGGTTGGGATGCCGGCGTTCGCTTTGAACTCCTTGATGGCAAATTAGTTGGAAGCTTTTCAGTCTTTGAATCCACCCAATTGAATATTCCCTTGTTCAATATTATTGGTGGGAATGTTGGAGCCCAGTTTCCTGATCCCACAAACAACCTTCTGGACGCACTCATTGAAGTCCAGGAAGGGACCGATCAACCCGCTGGATTTCCTGACTTGAATTACGGAGCCGCACAGGTGGAAATAGCTGACCCGATCGATACCTTTGATAACGAGGCGGAAGGAATGGATTGGGAAATCACATATAATCCCAAGCCAAACTGGCGTATTTCCTTCCGGGGACAAAAAATGGAGAACAAGGAATCGAACGTTCTGAACAGAAGCTTCCGGCATTTCCAGGAATTTCTTCTCCCGATTGAGGCTGCCTTCATTTCAACTGGTTTGGATGATTGGGACATTCCTGACTACGACCGGACAATTTCGGAGTTCTTCGCTGATACAAGGCAGGAAATTGCCAATGACAAGTTCTCAAGGGAAGGAACGCTGGCAATCCGTTCGAGCAAATGGCGCTACACACTGGTGACCAATTACAGTTTCCGAAAAGGGCCATTGAAGGGGATTTCCATTGGTGGAAATTTGCGTTACTCAAGCAAGAAGGCCATCCAGGCTATCATTGACCCCCAGACCGGCTTTACCGGAGCTTACGTTTATGATGACCCCAACTATATCCTTGGAATGAATCTCGGATATTGGAAAAAGTTTTCCAATGGAGTCATCATGAATATCCGCCTGAACATTAGCAATGTCCTCGATAACGATGATTTCTCAGTGCAGTCGGCCAATTCGATAACAGGAGAAATCTATGCTCTACGACCCGTTGAAGGCCGTGAAGCTTCCCTGACCACCTCCTTCAGGTTTTAA
- a CDS encoding sulfatase: MKISTSALVFVFILFLSTQVAAGKKGGDVPNVIFIICDDLNDSVEGFGGHPQAITPNMDRLARKGVKFVNAQCNVPICGPSRASLWSGLYPHTTGNFGYKQQQNPWRKNPVMKETVTLFEHLTNEGYKVFASGKIHHNGHEDWDIFKDLDGNTGFKVEPSMGPYPAGDKHEYPGRGNTHPDMPSGMKGVGWDSGFGAIRDISAEYGGTGYWKYKFSWEDEYRYEGPDDRDLMPDERCADYAIELLQQKHDKPFMLAIGFNRPHSPRHVPENYFDLYPLDELQLTPMLKDDLEDCAPTFSTKKDIGTEGYGFEKFSHVINNGGLENLKAWTQAYLACVTFVDDQLGRVLDALDESAYADNTIVIFTSDHGYHMGEKSHLFKNSVWEESTRVPMVIAGPDIAVDAVCTAPVSLIDLYPTLVDYGQLDQEPNARKNGKSLDGFTMRGLLENPSANKWEGPPIAITALSSNKPLEINEPGAPEDQHYSIRSERYRYVLTRNGEEELYDHLTDPNEWYNLASRPQYAPVVQTLRKEFFQVINTTR, encoded by the coding sequence ATGAAAATCAGCACGTCAGCATTGGTCTTTGTTTTCATTCTATTCCTGTCCACACAAGTGGCGGCGGGGAAGAAGGGAGGGGATGTTCCAAATGTCATTTTTATCATCTGCGATGACCTGAATGATTCCGTTGAGGGATTTGGCGGGCACCCACAGGCAATCACGCCAAACATGGACCGTTTGGCTAGAAAAGGGGTGAAGTTCGTTAACGCCCAGTGTAATGTTCCGATCTGCGGGCCTTCAAGGGCCAGTCTCTGGAGTGGTCTTTATCCACACACGACAGGAAATTTTGGCTACAAGCAGCAACAGAACCCATGGCGGAAAAACCCCGTCATGAAGGAGACTGTCACGCTGTTTGAGCACCTCACTAACGAGGGATACAAAGTCTTCGCGAGTGGTAAAATTCATCACAACGGCCACGAGGACTGGGATATTTTCAAGGACCTTGATGGGAATACCGGCTTTAAGGTTGAGCCCAGCATGGGGCCCTATCCAGCGGGTGATAAACATGAGTATCCCGGCCGGGGGAACACCCATCCCGACATGCCTTCGGGAATGAAAGGGGTGGGGTGGGACTCTGGTTTCGGAGCCATCCGGGATATATCCGCTGAATACGGTGGTACCGGTTACTGGAAATATAAATTCAGTTGGGAAGACGAGTACCGGTACGAAGGTCCGGATGACCGGGATTTAATGCCCGATGAACGCTGTGCGGATTATGCCATCGAGCTCTTGCAGCAAAAGCACGACAAACCGTTCATGCTGGCAATCGGATTTAACCGGCCGCATTCCCCGAGGCATGTTCCAGAAAACTACTTTGATCTGTACCCATTGGATGAGCTTCAATTGACCCCGATGCTTAAGGATGATTTGGAGGATTGTGCCCCGACATTCAGCACGAAGAAGGATATTGGAACGGAGGGCTACGGTTTTGAAAAATTCAGCCATGTCATTAACAATGGGGGTCTGGAAAACCTGAAAGCATGGACACAGGCATACCTGGCCTGCGTCACTTTTGTTGATGACCAATTGGGTCGCGTGCTCGACGCATTGGACGAGAGTGCGTATGCGGATAACACCATCGTCATATTCACAAGCGACCACGGATACCACATGGGAGAGAAATCGCATTTGTTCAAAAACTCTGTTTGGGAAGAGAGTACCCGTGTTCCGATGGTAATTGCTGGTCCCGATATTGCTGTTGATGCCGTTTGCACAGCGCCGGTATCTTTGATAGACCTTTATCCGACACTGGTTGATTATGGGCAGTTGGATCAGGAACCGAACGCAAGGAAGAATGGAAAGTCTCTCGATGGATTCACCATGAGGGGGTTGCTGGAAAATCCCTCTGCAAATAAATGGGAGGGTCCACCGATAGCCATAACCGCATTGTCCTCAAATAAGCCACTTGAGATCAACGAACCGGGGGCGCCGGAGGACCAGCACTATTCGATCCGCAGCGAGCGCTATCGCTATGTCCTGACAAGGAACGGTGAAGAGGAACTGTACGATCATCTGACTGACCCCAACGAATGGTACAACCTCGCTAGCCGCCCGCAATACGCGCCAGTGGTTCAAACCCTTCGCAAGGAATTTTTTCAAGTAATCAATACCACCCGCTAA
- a CDS encoding MFS transporter, whose translation MSTSLPPLSKSRIFGYSLGDLGINLNFQMIGFYLAYFYTDVFGISPGHVAGLFLVARIWDAVNDPIMGYIADHTKSRWGRFRPYLLFMAIPLNLMLVACFFTPEISVEAKVVYAYVTYLLHGMVFTALGLPYSSIAAVMTQDQQERSVIASFRMFFAVIIGMSIIAVGVRPMVAAFSSEQTGFSLVSIIFAIASTLLIWLAFRFSQERVEVPKERYHLKDIITIIRKNDALLILGLAMILNTGVWVIGNAVALYFFKYILGDAGLQPIFFFVMIPFNLLGVILAPMLTKWIGKRQAFILGSFVVAVFALGRYFVPDSMIWLLFVVSALGTVGQMACSVTQWGMVPDTVEYGHWKTGFRSEGIPIAFFSFSQKVGMALAGAFAAYVLSLTGYVANTELTAQAAEGIRWLFNIFPGLCSVLCLLSLLFYKLTGERYEQILIDLQNNRFHPSVGK comes from the coding sequence ATGAGCACTTCACTACCTCCACTTTCAAAATCCCGCATCTTTGGATACTCACTCGGGGACTTGGGGATCAACCTCAATTTCCAGATGATCGGTTTCTATCTGGCTTATTTCTACACCGATGTCTTTGGAATCTCTCCCGGGCATGTAGCGGGGCTTTTCCTGGTGGCGCGAATATGGGATGCGGTTAATGACCCGATCATGGGGTATATCGCTGACCATACCAAATCCCGGTGGGGACGGTTTCGCCCGTACCTGCTTTTCATGGCCATTCCGTTGAATCTAATGTTGGTCGCCTGTTTCTTTACGCCAGAGATTTCCGTGGAGGCAAAAGTGGTCTATGCTTATGTTACTTATCTCCTTCATGGAATGGTCTTCACGGCGCTTGGGCTGCCATACTCCTCGATCGCCGCGGTAATGACACAAGACCAGCAGGAGCGGTCCGTCATTGCCTCCTTTCGGATGTTTTTTGCGGTGATCATCGGCATGAGTATCATCGCGGTCGGGGTCCGCCCCATGGTTGCCGCTTTTTCAAGCGAACAAACCGGCTTCTCTTTGGTGTCCATTATCTTTGCCATTGCCTCGACCCTCCTGATTTGGCTCGCATTCCGATTCTCCCAAGAGCGGGTTGAAGTGCCAAAAGAACGCTATCACCTCAAGGACATCATCACCATTATCCGGAAGAACGACGCCTTGCTCATTTTAGGCCTGGCCATGATCCTGAACACCGGTGTCTGGGTCATTGGAAATGCAGTAGCTCTGTACTTTTTCAAATACATACTAGGTGATGCCGGCCTTCAGCCGATCTTTTTCTTCGTCATGATTCCCTTCAACCTGCTGGGAGTTATCCTTGCCCCGATGCTCACCAAATGGATCGGGAAACGACAGGCGTTTATTTTGGGAAGCTTCGTCGTAGCCGTCTTCGCCCTTGGTCGTTACTTTGTTCCGGATTCAATGATTTGGTTGCTGTTTGTCGTATCGGCATTGGGGACTGTCGGGCAAATGGCCTGTTCGGTCACCCAGTGGGGGATGGTCCCGGACACGGTGGAGTATGGTCACTGGAAAACGGGTTTCCGCTCCGAGGGAATACCCATCGCCTTCTTCTCTTTTTCGCAAAAAGTTGGTATGGCTTTGGCAGGTGCTTTCGCGGCCTATGTTCTTTCCCTGACCGGATACGTTGCCAATACCGAACTAACGGCGCAGGCGGCGGAAGGCATCCGTTGGCTATTCAATATATTTCCTGGACTGTGTTCAGTTTTGTGCCTCTTGAGCTTGCTTTTTTATAAGCTGACTGGTGAGCGATACGAACAAATCCTGATCGATCTCCAGAACAACCGGTTCCATCCAAGTGTCGGAAAGTGA